One bacterium DNA window includes the following coding sequences:
- a CDS encoding TetR/AcrR family transcriptional regulator: MVRARPQDFMDRLIAAGLEVFGTKGFSSSRMSDVARVLEVSQGTLYNYVESKEALFGLLIERGADPEPVELPSDLPVPAVATEELAARLDRQLHRTFALPALEQALTKDAADDPRSELAEILGEFWETTAATRGHADALERSMPDLPREVQLVFFRFRRGLFERYTRYVASRVGSDQFRDAGSPVVSARFLIENVTLFARHCHRDPDPETLPDSETVRTNVVGLLLNSLVAA; the protein is encoded by the coding sequence ATGGTTCGCGCCCGCCCCCAAGATTTCATGGACCGCCTGATCGCGGCCGGCCTCGAGGTGTTTGGCACCAAGGGCTTCAGTTCGAGTCGGATGTCGGACGTGGCACGAGTCCTGGAGGTCTCTCAGGGAACCCTCTACAACTATGTAGAAAGTAAGGAAGCCCTGTTCGGCCTTCTGATCGAGCGCGGGGCCGACCCCGAGCCGGTCGAGCTCCCCAGCGACCTGCCGGTCCCCGCGGTCGCGACCGAGGAGCTCGCCGCGCGCCTCGATCGCCAGCTTCATCGCACGTTTGCACTTCCCGCACTCGAGCAGGCGCTCACCAAGGACGCGGCCGACGACCCACGCAGCGAGCTGGCTGAGATCCTCGGGGAGTTTTGGGAGACGACCGCAGCTACCAGAGGACATGCCGACGCACTCGAGCGATCGATGCCCGATCTGCCCCGAGAGGTCCAGCTCGTCTTCTTCCGGTTTCGCCGTGGGCTCTTCGAAAGGTACACCCGGTACGTAGCCTCGAGAGTAGGTTCGGACCAGTTTCGAGACGCCGGCTCGCCGGTCGTATCGGCGAGGTTCCTGATCGAGAACGTCACGCTCTTCGCAAGGCACTGTCACCGCGACCCCGACCCAGAGACGCTGCCGGACAGCGAGACTGTCCGAACGAATGTCGTGGGCCTGCTCCTGAACAGCCTGGTGGCCGCGTAG